Genomic DNA from Candidatus Binataceae bacterium:
GATCTACCTTGACCCGGTATGGAGTATCCCGCACCTCGACCTCGATACCGCGGAACTCGCGATCGGCGATGATCTCGCCTATCGCAACCCGCGCTTCGACCGCCTGCTGACCCACCACCGCCACCCGATCGCTGGGCGGCAGAAGGCTCACGGGCCGATCGATGTCAGCCTTGGCGCCGTTGACCTCGACCGGCGAGGTCTGGACGACGTCGGTGTGAAACACGAAGCGGCTCGGGCCGCGCACGGTGGCTGCGAGCGGATTGGCCTTGGCCGACACGACATGGTAACCGGCAGCCGGCTGGCCGTCGACTCTCACGTGGATCGGCACCTGGCGATCGGTTATGCGGTCGATGTCGAGCACGATCTGGCTCGGCGAGATGCGCGTGATGTCGGTCTGGCGCGGAACGTTGAACATCTCGGGACCAATCTTGAATACGGCTTGTCCGGCGGTCACGCCGCTCAAGTCGAGACGTAACAGCATCCGGTCGGGATTGAGCAGCGACAGCAGCGTCCGCGGACCGCGCACTTCGATCTGCACGAAGTCGGGACGCTGGTTGACGATCACGAGCCCGGCCGGCAATGCGCGATAGCTTATCGGCACGCGCATCGGGGCGAGCGCGCCGCGCTGCCCGGCGTTGACGAAGAACCACAGACCGACCGCGAGCAGGAGCGCGATCGCGCGCAGGCCCAGGTTGCGCCTTGCGCGCTGCAGCAGCAGCAACCTGAGCGGCGGTCTGACCTGGCGCGGCACGTCCGCGCCGACCGCGACCCTCATGAGCAGGCTCCGAAAGCGGTTCGGTTTCTCAGTACGCGCCATCGTCCGCCGCCCTAGACCATAGTGACCAGAACGCCGAGTAGCTCCTCGGGGCTGAGGCCGCGCTCGAGTTTGCCGTTACGTGCGAGCGAGATGGTCCCGTCCTGTTCGGAAACCACGATCACCGCGGCGTCGCTTTCTTCGGTCATGCCGATGGCGGCGCGATGGCGCGTGCCGAGCGCTAGGTTCACGTTGGGATTGGTCGAGAGCGGCAGCAGGCAGGCGCCCGCCAGCACGCTCTCGCCTTTGACGATTACCGCTCCGTCGTGCAGCGGCGATCCGCGCATGAAGATGGTCTCCAAAAGCTCGGGCGAGAGCCGCGCGTCCAGAATGCGCCCGGTCTCGACATAGTCGCTCAGTCCGACTTCCTGCTCGAGCACGATCAGCGCGCCGATCCGCCGGGCGGAGAGCCACGCGGCCGCGTTGACCAGTTCCTGCGCCACGCTGGCCACGGTGGCGCGGCCGAGGAAAGTCGGCGTGCCGACCCGGGTCAGCGCGCGGCGAATATCCGACTGAAAGATCACCACCAGGATCAGAAACAACGATCCGAGAAAGTTGTTCAGCAGCCAGTTGAGCGTGAACAATCCGAGCAACTGCGAGCCGACGAAGGCGCCCGCCACGATCAGCAGTCCGACCACCATCTGCATCGTGCGCGTGCCGCGAATGAGCAACGCGATGCGGTAAATCACATAGGCGACGATCAGGATGTCGAGCACATCCTGCCATCGCAGCCGCGGGATCAGGCCCAGGTATTGTTCCATCGCCGGGTTGGCCTAATTGCCGCCCGAGGATTTGATTGCCGCCGCCATCCTCACCGCCGCCACCGTCCGGGCAACGTCGTGTACGCGCACGATCGCAACGCCGCCGGCTATCGCGATCGCGCTAATCGCCGCCGTCGCCGATTCAAGCGCGGCCGAATCGGCCCCGGCCGCCGCACGCACGAAGCCCTTGCGCGACGCTCCTACCAATATGGGATAGCCCAGCGCGCAGAGCCGCGGCAAGGCGCCGAGCAGGGCGAGACTGTGCCGTGGCCGCTTGGCGAATCCAAGCCCGGGGTCGAGCACGATGCGCGAGGGCGTAACGCCGGCGCGGATTGCAAAGCGCGCGCGCGCCGCCAAAGCCGATTCGACCTCTCCGACCACGTCGCGATAGCGCGCGAACCTGATGTGATCCAGCGGTCCACCGCGCATATGCATCAGGACGACCGCGCATCTGCGTGCCGCAACCAGCGGCGCCATCGCCGGGTCGCCCGCAAGCGCGCTCACGTCGTTGACGATCGCCGCGCCGGCATCCAGCGCCGCGCGCGCGACCGCGGCCTTGCGCGTGTCGACGGAAATCGGCACGCGCAGCCGTCCGCCAAGGCGCTTCAGCACCGGCGCGATTCGGGCGATTTCGATTTCGGCCGGGACCTCGCGCGCTCCGCCGGGGCGAGTCGATTCGCCGCCGATATCGATAATCGCCGCGCCCGCCGCTTCCATTTCGAGCGCATGCTCGGCCGCGCGGCGCGGGTCGAGGTATCGGCCGCCGTCGGAAAACGAGTCAGGCGTGACGTTGAGCACGCCCATCACGGCTGGAAATCGGACGATCCGGCCGTCGTGAAGGCGAAGCGAGTGACGGCGGCGATGTGCTCTTACTTCCAAGCCTGAATTCTCCGGATTCCCGATCGAATTAGCCCGCCTATAGTTGGACGACGGATCTTCGATAAGGATACACCCGGTGCGGCTCGGACGGGACGGGGTTACACAGAACGGCAATCCGCGACGCCCTTAAACAGGGGGGCGCCGCACGGAAACCAACGCCTCGAGCGGAACGGAAACGCCTTACGCGAGAACCGGTTTGGGCGGGAGGCCCGGTATCGCCGGAGCTTCGTCACCGGCCGGCTTGGGCTTCTCCACGACAACGGGCTGGCCCGATTTCGGAGGCCCGGCCGAGGGCGCCGGCGAGTCAGCCGGGAAGGGGCGCCCTTCCTGGTAGGCCTTCACCATCTCGGCGACCTCGCTGCCGTCGAGCACTTCTTTCTCGAGCAGCCGCTCGGAGACCGCGTGCAGCAGCGGCAGATTTTCGGTCAGCAGTTTGCGCGCCCGCTGGAAAGCCGCATCCACCATGCGGCGCACCTCGCGGTCGATCTCGATCGCGGTGTGCTCGGAGTAGTCGCGATGATGCGCGATGTCGCGGCCGAGAAACACCTGCTCCTCGCGCCGCCCGAAGGTCATCGGCCCCAACTCCTCGCTCATGCCCCACTGACAGACCATCTTGCGCGCCAGCTCGGTCGCCTTTTCGATATCGTCGCCCGCGCCCGTGGTGGTCTGGCTGAACACCAGCTCTTCGGCCACCCTGCCCCCGAACATCGTCGCGAGCTGGGTCATCAGGTAGTCGCGCGAATAGGTGTAGCGATCGTCGAGCGGAAGCTGCTGCGTCACGCCGAGCGCCATTCCGCGCGGAATGATCGTGACCTTGTGCACCGGGTCGGCGCCGGGCTGCAGCATTGCGACCAGCGCATGGCCCGATTCATGGTAGGCGGTATTGCGCCGCTCCTGCAGCGACATCACCATCGAGCGCCGCTCGGCTCCCATCAGGACCTTGTCCTTGGCGAGCTCGAAATCGGTCATCTCGACCTTTTCCTTGTTGCGCCGCGCCGCCAACAGCGCCGCCTCGTTGACGAGGTTCTCGAGATCGGCGCCGGCGAAGCCGGGAGTGGAGCGCGCGACCTTGGTGATATCGACGTCGTCGGAGAGCGGGACCTTGCGCGTGTGGACCTTGAGGATGCCCTCGCGGCCCCTGAAATCGGGGCGCGGCACCACGACACGGCGGTCGAAGCGGCCCGGCCGCAAAAGCGCGGGGTCGAGAACGTCGGGCCGGTTGGTCGCAGCGACCAGGATTACGCCCTCGTTCGCCTCGAAGCCGTCCATCTCGACCAGCAACTGGTTGAGCGTCTGCTCGCGCTCGTCATGGCCGCCACCCAGGCCCGCGCCGCGATGGCGTCCGACGGCATCGATTTCATCGATGAAGATGATACAGGGCGCATGTTTCTTGCCCTGGACAAAGAGATCGCGCACGCGCGAAGCGCCAACGCCCACGAACATCTCGACGAAGTCGGATCCCGAGATGGAAAAGAACGGCACGCCCGCTTCGCCCGCGATCGCGCGCGCGAGCAGCGTCTTGCCCGTGCCCGGAGGACCGACCAGCAGCACGCCCTTGGGTATGCGTCCGCCAAGCCGCGTGAAGCGCTTGGGGTCCTTGAGGAACTGGATTATCTCCTCGAGCTCGTCCTTGGCTTCATCGATACCGGCGACATCGGCGAAAGTAACCTTATGGGTATTCTCGGTCAGTAGCTTGGCGCGGCTCTTCCCGAAGGACATCGCCTTGCCGCCGCCGATCTGCATCTGGCGCATGAAAAAGATCCACACCCCGACGAGCAGCAGCATCGGGAACCACTGCACCAGCAAGACCATCCACCAAGGGTCGCCCTCGGAGGGCTTTGCTTCGATGTCGATATTCTTCTTGGCGCGCAGCGTCTTGACCAGGTCAGGATCCGCGGGCGCGTAGGTTTTGTAGTGATCGCCGCCGACGATGAAGTGGATGGTGCTGCCCTGGATCGTTACCTTGGAGACCTTCCCGTCCTGGACGTCGTCGAGGAACTTGGAGAAGATTTCCTCGGGTTCTTTGACCTGCTGGCGGCTGAACATGTTGAACAGCAGCAGGAACATCAGTCCAAGGGCGAGCCAGAGCGCAATACTGCGGGAAAACTGGTTCATTCTCTTTTAAAGGGTACCACGCGGCTTCATTTGCAGGCAACGGATTATTAGCTGAACCGCAAACCGCCTTTCTTATGGATGCACTGCCTCTTCGAAGGCGCGTAAGCGCAGCACCGAGACGGTTTGCTCGCTGACCAGCGCGACCCGGCCGCGCACCATCCCAGGAAGCCACGCCACCTGCCCATCTAACGTAACCATCGGAAAGGTAAAGCGACGGGTGCGAGCCAGTTTACGGTCGACGAAAACGTCCTGGACCTTCCGTGAGCCCTCCATCCCAAGCGGAGCGACGCGGTCACCGTGTGCAAAGTTGCGCACGACGAGGCCTGAGGCGGCAAGGTCCGCGTCGAAGCAGGCCTCATCGAGACCGAGCGGCATCGGCGCTGCGTCGGCCGGCATCACCCGGGAATGAAAGACGAAACCCGACCACGGCACCCTGGTGATCCCGTTTAGCGCAAGAGCGACTGGAACTCCGGCAACGGCGGCGACGCGCCGGTCTCCGGCGTGGCGCTGCGGCTCGACTGCCAGCGCGGCGTAGCGGCGCTCGGCACGCCATCCGCCGGGGAGGTCGAGGGTCGCGCTGGGAGAATCGGCCAGGCAAAGCCGGCGAAGATCGTCGATATGGCGGCGGCTCAGGCGGCGGAGCTTCCAGATTCGCGCGGCGAGAAATTCCCGCAGAACCGCCGCGGCGAGTGCCGGAGGCAATCCGGCGAAGCCATTAAGGTCCAGAAGATCCAGCGGGCCGCCCAGGATGCGCTCGTGAAGACGCAGGCCAAGTTCCGTCCTTGCGGCGCTCGTGACGAAATCATCGAGGTCGCGCATCTCGGCCGCCAGCGCGGCGAGCCGGCGGCGCACCCCCGCAGCGTAGTCGCTCTCGAGCGCCGGCAGCAATTCGATTCGGATGCGGTTGCGCAGGAAACTCCGGTTTGCATTGCTGCTGTCGCTCACGTAGCGCGCGCCGATCGAATCGAGGTAGCGCAGGATTTCGCGCCGCCACACGCCGAGCATCGGCCGCATAATCGTCACGCCGGCCTCCCCAAGCTGCCGGGTCGCGGCCATCGCCGCAAGTCCGGCCGCGCCCGCGCCGCGCAGCATCCGAAGCATCACGGTCTCCGCCTGGTCGTCGGCGTGATGGGCGGTCGCGATACGCGAGGCGCCAATCCGCTCGGCGGCCGCGGCGAGAAACGTCCATCGGGCTTCGCGCGCCCGCTCCTCGAGGTTGGGCGCCGCCGGATCGAGATCGTTCGCTTGTTCAGCGATCAGCTCGACGCCAAGCGTCGAGCACAGATCGCGCACGAAGGCCTCGTCGCGGTCGGATTCCTCGCCACGCAAGCGATGGTTCAGATGGGCGGCGACCAGCCGATAACCGAAATGCGGCCCAAGCTCGCCAAGCGCGTAGAACAGCGCGACCGAGTCGGCACCGCCCGAGAGCGCAAGCAGGATCGAATCAGGAACCGATTGCCGAGCGGCTGCATCAGGCCGCCCTACGCGGCGCAATCCAGCCCTTTCGAGCGACCTGGCAATCTTGCCGACCAGGCCTGATTTTGCAGCGGAATTCATCTCGGACACGATGGGCCATCAAGACTACGACGGCATCCGCGCCGCCGCAATCGGAACGCCGAACGCCGCGCCTCCGGCGAAATGAAAGAGGAAGCCCTTTGGTGGATGATCGCGCGACGGCAGAGACTATTCTCTCATAAGGTCCGCGCGAGGGTCGGGTAGCGCGCGCCGTTTGCGCCGTTCGGCGAATTCCTGCATCAGCTTGCGCTCTTCATCGGTCATATCGGTCGGCGCCAGCACCTTGAGTTCGTAGAGAAGGTCGCCGGCCGCCTCCTTTCCGCGTGCCGGCAGGCCGCGTCCGCGAAGCCGCATCACGCGCCCGGTCTGGCTCGCGGGAGGAATTTTCAGCGAGAGCCGCCCGTCAAGCGTCGGCACGGTAATCTCCGTACCCAGCGCCGCTTCGTAGTCCCAAACCGGCAGCTCGCATCGTACGTCGCGCCCGTTCACGCTGAAAACGCGATCGGGCTTGAGCCGCACCGTGAGAAAGAGGTCGCCGTTGAGTTCGGGGCGCGGGCCCTTGCCGCCCTGCCCTTTGAGCCGCAGCCGGGTGCCGTCGACTACGCCGGCCGGTATCGTCACCTCGAGCGAGCGGCGGGCCGGAATCGTGCCGCGGCCTCCGCACACCGGGCAGGGCTCGGCGCCGCGGACGACGCGCTTGCCGCGGCGCTCCCCGCGCGCGACCAGGCCGGTGCCGCCGCAATTGGCGCATCCGTCCTCGGCGTTGAGCGTGATGCGCATTTTCGCGCCGTGCATCGTGTCGCGCAGCGGCACCTCGACCTGAGCATCGACGTCATGTCCGCGCGGCGGGGCCTCGGCGAACTCGTAGGCCGAAAAGCCGCGGGGCGCGCGGCCGCCGCGGGTGGAAAATCCTCCGCCGAGGCCGCCAAAAAACTGCTCGAAGAAATCGCTGAAGCCGCCGCCCCCCCCGCCGCCCGCAAAGCCGCCTGTACCGGGCTGGGCATTCCAGCCGTACCGCCGGCGCATCTCCTCCTCGGTGACGCCGCGCTCCCAGTCCGCGCCAAGCTCGTCGTACTTCTTGCGTTTCTCGGAATCGCTGAGGACCTGGTACGCCTCGTTAATCTCCTTGAAACGGGCCTCGGCCTCCTTGTTGTTGGGATTGACGTCGGGATGATACTTGCGGGCGAGCTTGCGGTAGGCCGATTTGATCTCGGCCTCCGGCGCGCCGCGTTCGACGCCAAGCGTTTTGTAGTAGTCGCGGTATTCCATTTAGCTAGGCGGCGCTTGTCTTCACCGGCAGCTCCTCATTGGCAGGGCAGGTCCTCACCGTCGGGCCCGCTCCATCCGAGGATGAACCATTGCGTAATTTGGGGCATCAATAAAAGATGCGCATGATAGTCCACCGCGGCAAGAGCACTCACGCCCCGATGCGCGAAGCGCCGGCCCCAGCGCCGCCGCCTCCGGCCTCTTCAAGCGCGCGCATCCGCGCCTCCATCGCGCGCAACTCGCGCTCGAGGGCCGCCTGGCGGCGCCAGATGAACAGCACGTAGCCGAAGATCACTGCGAAGATGATCGCATAAGCGGCGAACAGGTAATTCAGGTTCTCCATAGGCGGTTCCTGAGACGTTCCTAATCTTGCCTGGTTTTGGCTAGTCTTGCGCCGCAGCCTCGGCCATCGCCAGCGAACGCGCCAGCGCACCCAGGCGCGTGCGCATCCGCAGGGTGACGAAACGCAGGCAGAGAATCCAGATGAAGAGCGCGGTGAACGCGGCGAGCGAAACCAGCAGCGTCGCGACCATCCGCGGATCCTCGAGGCCGTGGCCGCCCTGGCGCGTGACCAGCACCGCAGGATGGATCGTGCGCCAAAGCCGCACCGAGACGATTACGATCGGCACGTCGACCGCGGCGACGATTCCCACCACCGCGCCGAAGCGCGCGCCCTGCGCCGAATCGCCCGCCATCGCGCGCAGCATCAGGTAGCCGCCATATAGCAGCCACAGGATAAGCGTGGTCGTCAGGCGCGAGTCCCACGTCCACCACGCGCCCCATATCGGCTTGGCCCAAATCGAACCGGTCGCGAGTACCAGCGTGCAAAAGACCATCCCCACTTCGGCCGCCGCATAGCCCAGGTCATCCCATACCTGCTGCCCGAGCCAGAGGTAAAAGATCCCCGCGATTGCGACCAGCGCGAAAGAGGCGAAGGCGTCCCACGCGCAGGGAACGTGAAAATAAAAGATGCGCTGGACGATCCCCTGGTCGGCCTCGGTCGGCACGTAAACGAACACCATGTAAAGCGCCGCGAGCACGAGCGCCAGTGTGACGAATCCCAATCCGAGTCTGACCGGCCGGCCGTTCATTCACTCCTCTCCCGCAACATATTCGAACAGCAGGTAGCCGGCGGCGACGAAGATCGCGTCAAACGCGGCCAACACTTTGATCCAGACCGCAAGCTCGTCCAGGGGCGAACCGCCCAGAGCGAGCGCACTCGCCTTGACTCCGGCGATCAGCGCCGGCACGAACATCGGCACCGCCAGCAGCGGCAGGATCAGTTCGCCGCCGCGCAGGCGCGAGGAAATCGCGGCGAGAAGCGTCGCGAGCGCGGCGAAGCCGAGCGCGCCGAGGAGCACCACCGGCGCCATCCGCATCACGCGCGCGTCGAAGTCGAGATTAAAGAACAGCACCATCAGCACGATCGACGCGGCCTCTGCCACGGCCATGAAGACGAAGGCCGCGGCGAGTTTCGCCGCATAGAGCACGGCGCGGTCGAGCGGGCTCATCAAAAGCGCGCGCAGGCAGCCGTTTTCGTTCTCGGCGCTGACCGCACGCGTCGCCCCGAGCATCCCCGAGAACACGAGCGCGACCCAGAGCGCGCCCGCCGCCGCTGCGGCCCCCTGTTCGCCGCCGCCGGGGTCGAACGCGAACACCAGCACGACCAGCACCAGCAGCGACAGCGCGCCGAGCGCGACTGTGCTCTGTCCGCCACGCACTTCGAGCAGCAAGTCCTTGCGGAGCACGGCGGCGAAGGAGTTCATGATGAGCGCGCGAATCCCCTCCGGCTCTTGTGTCAGGAAACCTGCCGCGCAAGCGGCGCGCGCGCCGCGCTTTGGCGCGCGGCGTCCGGCTCTGCGCGCACCAGCTTGCCGCGGGCAAGCGCCAGGACCGCGAAGCCCAGGGCCGCCAGC
This window encodes:
- a CDS encoding heme exporter protein CcmB is translated as MNSFAAVLRKDLLLEVRGGQSTVALGALSLLVLVVLVFAFDPGGGEQGAAAAAGALWVALVFSGMLGATRAVSAENENGCLRALLMSPLDRAVLYAAKLAAAFVFMAVAEAASIVLMVLFFNLDFDARVMRMAPVVLLGALGFAALATLLAAISSRLRGGELILPLLAVPMFVPALIAGVKASALALGGSPLDELAVWIKVLAAFDAIFVAAGYLLFEYVAGEE
- a CDS encoding CdaR family protein, whose protein sequence is MRVAVGADVPRQVRPPLRLLLLQRARRNLGLRAIALLLAVGLWFFVNAGQRGALAPMRVPISYRALPAGLVIVNQRPDFVQIEVRGPRTLLSLLNPDRMLLRLDLSGVTAGQAVFKIGPEMFNVPRQTDITRISPSQIVLDIDRITDRQVPIHVRVDGQPAAGYHVVSAKANPLAATVRGPSRFVFHTDVVQTSPVEVNGAKADIDRPVSLLPPSDRVAVVGQQAVEARVAIGEIIADREFRGIEVEVRDTPYRVKVDPRRIAITVRGPINQLSGLDLHGSVYVTAEDAEPGVRDLAVQIELPDGIELVRVNPDNVRVRFYRQKRAGSG
- a CDS encoding DnaJ C-terminal domain-containing protein; amino-acid sequence: MEYRDYYKTLGVERGAPEAEIKSAYRKLARKYHPDVNPNNKEAEARFKEINEAYQVLSDSEKRKKYDELGADWERGVTEEEMRRRYGWNAQPGTGGFAGGGGGGGFSDFFEQFFGGLGGGFSTRGGRAPRGFSAYEFAEAPPRGHDVDAQVEVPLRDTMHGAKMRITLNAEDGCANCGGTGLVARGERRGKRVVRGAEPCPVCGGRGTIPARRSLEVTIPAGVVDGTRLRLKGQGGKGPRPELNGDLFLTVRLKPDRVFSVNGRDVRCELPVWDYEAALGTEITVPTLDGRLSLKIPPASQTGRVMRLRGRGLPARGKEAAGDLLYELKVLAPTDMTDEERKLMQEFAERRKRRALPDPRADLMRE
- the tilS gene encoding tRNA lysidine(34) synthetase TilS, giving the protein MNSAAKSGLVGKIARSLERAGLRRVGRPDAAARQSVPDSILLALSGGADSVALFYALGELGPHFGYRLVAAHLNHRLRGEESDRDEAFVRDLCSTLGVELIAEQANDLDPAAPNLEERAREARWTFLAAAAERIGASRIATAHHADDQAETVMLRMLRGAGAAGLAAMAATRQLGEAGVTIMRPMLGVWRREILRYLDSIGARYVSDSSNANRSFLRNRIRIELLPALESDYAAGVRRRLAALAAEMRDLDDFVTSAARTELGLRLHERILGGPLDLLDLNGFAGLPPALAAAVLREFLAARIWKLRRLSRRHIDDLRRLCLADSPSATLDLPGGWRAERRYAALAVEPQRHAGDRRVAAVAGVPVALALNGITRVPWSGFVFHSRVMPADAAPMPLGLDEACFDADLAASGLVVRNFAHGDRVAPLGMEGSRKVQDVFVDRKLARTRRFTFPMVTLDGQVAWLPGMVRGRVALVSEQTVSVLRLRAFEEAVHP
- the ftsH gene encoding ATP-dependent zinc metalloprotease FtsH translates to MNQFSRSIALWLALGLMFLLLFNMFSRQQVKEPEEIFSKFLDDVQDGKVSKVTIQGSTIHFIVGGDHYKTYAPADPDLVKTLRAKKNIDIEAKPSEGDPWWMVLLVQWFPMLLLVGVWIFFMRQMQIGGGKAMSFGKSRAKLLTENTHKVTFADVAGIDEAKDELEEIIQFLKDPKRFTRLGGRIPKGVLLVGPPGTGKTLLARAIAGEAGVPFFSISGSDFVEMFVGVGASRVRDLFVQGKKHAPCIIFIDEIDAVGRHRGAGLGGGHDEREQTLNQLLVEMDGFEANEGVILVAATNRPDVLDPALLRPGRFDRRVVVPRPDFRGREGILKVHTRKVPLSDDVDITKVARSTPGFAGADLENLVNEAALLAARRNKEKVEMTDFELAKDKVLMGAERRSMVMSLQERRNTAYHESGHALVAMLQPGADPVHKVTIIPRGMALGVTQQLPLDDRYTYSRDYLMTQLATMFGGRVAEELVFSQTTTGAGDDIEKATELARKMVCQWGMSEELGPMTFGRREEQVFLGRDIAHHRDYSEHTAIEIDREVRRMVDAAFQRARKLLTENLPLLHAVSERLLEKEVLDGSEVAEMVKAYQEGRPFPADSPAPSAGPPKSGQPVVVEKPKPAGDEAPAIPGLPPKPVLA
- a CDS encoding CcmD family protein, whose protein sequence is MENLNYLFAAYAIIFAVIFGYVLFIWRRQAALERELRAMEARMRALEEAGGGGAGAGASRIGA
- the ccsA gene encoding cytochrome c biogenesis protein CcsA — protein: MNGRPVRLGLGFVTLALVLAALYMVFVYVPTEADQGIVQRIFYFHVPCAWDAFASFALVAIAGIFYLWLGQQVWDDLGYAAAEVGMVFCTLVLATGSIWAKPIWGAWWTWDSRLTTTLILWLLYGGYLMLRAMAGDSAQGARFGAVVGIVAAVDVPIVIVSVRLWRTIHPAVLVTRQGGHGLEDPRMVATLLVSLAAFTALFIWILCLRFVTLRMRTRLGALARSLAMAEAAAQD
- the folP gene encoding dihydropteroate synthase codes for the protein MEVRAHRRRHSLRLHDGRIVRFPAVMGVLNVTPDSFSDGGRYLDPRRAAEHALEMEAAGAAIIDIGGESTRPGGAREVPAEIEIARIAPVLKRLGGRLRVPISVDTRKAAVARAALDAGAAIVNDVSALAGDPAMAPLVAARRCAVVLMHMRGGPLDHIRFARYRDVVGEVESALAARARFAIRAGVTPSRIVLDPGLGFAKRPRHSLALLGALPRLCALGYPILVGASRKGFVRAAAGADSAALESATAAISAIAIAGGVAIVRVHDVARTVAAVRMAAAIKSSGGN
- the cdaA gene encoding diadenylate cyclase CdaA, with amino-acid sequence MEQYLGLIPRLRWQDVLDILIVAYVIYRIALLIRGTRTMQMVVGLLIVAGAFVGSQLLGLFTLNWLLNNFLGSLFLILVVIFQSDIRRALTRVGTPTFLGRATVASVAQELVNAAAWLSARRIGALIVLEQEVGLSDYVETGRILDARLSPELLETIFMRGSPLHDGAVIVKGESVLAGACLLPLSTNPNVNLALGTRHRAAIGMTEESDAAVIVVSEQDGTISLARNGKLERGLSPEELLGVLVTMV